Within Bicyclus anynana chromosome 24, ilBicAnyn1.1, whole genome shotgun sequence, the genomic segment taatatataataaatttggcagaagacgaagattctgatgatgaagactcagatgaagattaattttatttagttaataattatataatatgaaatatgtattatattaaatcaaatattgttaatttttttaattttgtgaacaagatacgataataaactttacttatcgataatatgtctttcattgttacacccttcactagacggctccataagacccataagtgcaagcgagatagatatagagaaatgatttatggccctaagactcagttgttaatgctattagtatagtaggtactttataaacagtaagtacctacttacttcttaaaaattacattttggtGGGACGAggtttcaaataaatttttgtttttaataggcggccctgcccctgtagccaagtggcgcgtcgattctctttctacgatcgctaacgctaaaaatgtatgggaacgacatttgctatcgacaggtcacgtgatcaaaatctgtcattcccatacatttttctcgttttcgatcgtagaaagaggcGGAGGGGAGGGAAAGGGCTACTTACCTTATAGGGGCTGTTTGGGATACTCACCAGTGAGCAAAGACACGCACTCTTTGACAAAGAAGTCCAAATTACTTCTGCAAATAGTTTTCGCAAACAGCTTCCCGTATTTCGGGTTCAATAAAAGCAAGtctatcaaataaataacaaactccGGGTCCACTGTAAAGTTTACCGCTTGGCAATTTCTCGATATTTCGTtcgccatattttttattacattatcattACACGCCATagctattttcaaaatatctaaaataaatgttattattaaatgtattaaattaaataatcataaaatgACTATAACAAGCCTAaactttgataaattatttcaatgttgcTATGGTAACACTACGCTCAAAATACCATGATTTTTGGCAATCCAGGACATGAcataaattatcatcattattaactacAGGGCAACTCTCTATGAGATTTGGATTTTTAACCAAATTTTTTCAATGTAGCTTGGCAGGGCTTAGAGGGTGATAATGTTCTGTATtgtattatacaggatgtcccataattaatggataaaacgcaaatcgTAGGTACAACAcccaattatttaaaaacaatttgattagttttgaaaaaatccgtcattttttttaagatttttctatcttgaattacttttttcaatgtagctgttgtaattaagatttttgttaaatattacggATTTACTtggttttttaaaactaattaaattacgATGATATGAtgttaattatgaaaaaaactaTCGATTGTTATCACATCACTAATAACCTAATTTcgataacaatattatattgttaattcGCCTGTAATGTCTCGCATAAAAGACATGGACAACGGGGAATGATTGGGTTCGTTGGATTAACGAGCCCTGTCTAAGTTATGGGGGATTAGCACTAACAAATTCCCAATTTCGAGCCGCTATGAAACTgcacttatatttttttaaatctcaatattttgatttttttttaattctttacaagttagcccttcactacaatctcacctgatggtaagtgatgatgcaatctaagatggaagcgggctaatttgttaggaggatgaaaatccacacccctttcggtcatttcattcattcatttgacAAACTGATTGGACAAAATAGTAGTTATCATAATCGAGATACAAGAtgattttcgaaaattttacatttattggGTAAATCAGTGATTTTTAGGGAagctgctttttttttttttaaataaaatcacagTTTCGATTTGAAagtcttttattaattaatcaacttATATCTATCCCTCTGGGAGTTGAAAGCTGATAAATCTAGCGCACTAGATTGAAAAGCCTCCATGACCACAAAATCACTCATCGGTCTTATTTTTTACTGAATGTTCATAAAATTGCACAAACTGAAAATATACAGTTCAAAGTTTTCGACATCTTAGTAGTTTTAATATCAATAGTACAAAAATGTTGTCAATTTTGTGATGGAAATATCTCTACTATTTGTAGAAACAAtatcaaaacaattttaattcaatGTCTCGCATATTGAATTTAGgaacaaaaaatacttatatctTATTTCaccataaaataaatgttttactttTCACAATCATAATTTCTAATTGTGTGTGtttttaattcatattaaaaAGACTGTACTaacatattacaattttttttatattcataaaaaatcaaacttttgcATTTGGCTAACCAAATGGTAATTAATCAGTTATAAAATAACCAAGCTGCcaggaatataatattttcttctatattgtatatttacattataGTTGATTTATACCTGTAAacttaatgaatttttaaatatattataagattgatgaagaaatattttcaaattatacatTTCAATGTCCAATTAAAtgtattacttataataaaataatattacacaaatcacaaagataaattatatttaattgcgCTTGCAATATTTCAGTGCATCTAAACAATACATATCCAATCGCCAATCGGTAATGTTTAAAGTTTTAGTTCAAATGAACAACATAACTATTTTTGAatcttaattatatatattttgttatttaattttaagtcttAAATAAAACGAGAGCCTGCAGTAGCCAAACATACTTCcattttaaataactataattacttaaaatgtttattattattttagtttgtcAGTTCATGCTCCTACAAGGCAGGCAAGTATAAAGATTGCAAAGTTTTGGCTTTGGGaggtcaacatcatcatcactacccatattcagctcactgttgagcacgagactcctaGAATGAGAATAGTAGGAtaaatctttatcaacccatatttggctcattgctgagcttaagtctcatctcagaatgagagaggttaggcgaatagtccatcATCATCCAGGTCCTCAATTGTCCAGGTTTCTAGCTTCGTATCAAtctttcgctagagacccttgaagtttgaTCTTTACCAGTGTTTTTCGACAGATTGCTGTGAAGCTTAGTGATTGTGGACATAATATCTCATATTTTACAGAGGacaatccaaaaaaaataatgctttatgtccaaactctataattcgCTATATttgcctatggtaggagcactgctgataaactttcagctaTCATAAggaatgtctggctatcgcaggctttaGTCTCCATATCCTAAATTAATCTTACTTACTCATCGAGGAAATGCGTTTTTAAGTATTTCATCATACCAAAGGTACGGAATCTCTTTGTGCCGATGACTTTGTAGAGAGCATCGTCGCAAATGGCGAACTGTTTGTTGTTGGGGTCATAGAGGTTCTTCTCTTTAATGATGGTCCACACACGCTTGACCACCTCGTGCCGGGGCATCTCGTCTTGTCCCATCAACTCAGCGAGAGACGGTGACAGTTTGTAAGCGCGGGTGTAGCCGCCACCTTTGCCGCGACCACCGGCCTAGAAAAAAGTATAATTTCGTATATATCGACAAAGAGAAACGATTATCTTAAAATACCATAAAAAAGAGGTTGCGGGTGAAGGAAAATTTTTAGCAGAGTCAAGAATTTTCCGTATATTGTTGGGCAAATCCAACTAGCACTTGTACGGTTTATTCCAGATGTACCCAAACtatttttctcatagaccactttcaaaatCTAGCTGGTTCCGCTGGACCCCTTGCAGCTACATTTCTACTATTTCctaaatttggaaaaaatatgaaaatttacgTTGCCTCAGTTCCAATCAAATTAACAACATAATTatcagttttcaaaaaaaagtgAGAATAAATTTATTGTGCTATGAATGGatgtaaaaaagtaaagttggcCAATCAAaatctttactttttaacaTCACAAGGACTCAGAAAAATTtcacttgttttatttaaaaaacgcaCCATTCAGTATAAAACTAGATACAATTTTATGGACCCCCTTTTATGAACCGTGAACCCCCAGTTTTTTTTTACGACAACTTAGACCCCTGTTGAGGTACCACTTTGGGAACCAATGGTTTATTCTATtgatttacttaaattaatgaCACTCATGTATCAAGTTAGTGGTTCCATCTAATTGAACgtgtaaaagtaaatattaaatttatatgaaatcaAACATTGCCATCTACtgttataaagttattataatgtaaaaataacagcATAAGTTCCTTACCTTCTTTGTTTTAGGAGCTTTCTCCTTCTTCTTTCCCCAATCGCTGTCTGAATCCTCGGAGCCCTTCTTCTTTTTGCCCTTCTTGGGCGCAGGCTTCTTTTTCTCTTCCTGAagtaaatttttagttattaaaaagtGTGTGAAATCCCTGGGAAATTCTGTAAACATTCTCTATTGGTCTGTacaaaaagtaatataattttacacGTTAGTTAACgcatgtataaataataattaacagtaTTAGAGAAAACATACAAGTATGTACATATGTACAACAaacagaaatagaaaaaaagttttttgacATAGATAAATGACGTCATAGCTCACATTCGCATAGCGCGCATTCATGGCGgtgttttaaatgtttaaaattttaatttaagattttatttatatatttttataatagtttaGTTGTCAGAAAtccataaaatgttttttttatttcttttgaatTGTTGAAATATacacattatgtttttaaagttaaagtgCTCAAGAGACATTCTCTCAAACTTTCACATCAAGTCAATGTACAATTTTTGAAGTGTAgtataaaaagacaaaaaaaaacaatctaacCTCTGATTCACTTTCATTGGTGCCATCTGCCTCATCTTCTTCAGTGCTGTCTTTTCTGGCTTTCTTTGAGGATGCCTTGGCAGGCGGGGCAGCGCGCTTAGCTGGCTTTTTCTCTTCTTCCTGAAATAAAAATCCAATTTAAAAAcccttaaatattaataaataatcagcCTCAGAAATACAAGTacttgcaatttaaaaaaaaagattatttgttacatttttaaatattaacaatatttctGTTGTTGGttttcctccaactagtcaaaAAAGACTAGTGTTAGGAGTGGTTACAATAATCCAgcggcggggatcaaaccacaaCCTCTCAAGTGACGAATCCAACCCCATTAACCTATTGAAACTTAAGTTGACTGAAGACacaaaataaatgtacttaattttttctctctgttcatcatcatcatcatcatatcagccgatggacgtccactgcaggacataggccttttgtagggacttccaaacatcacgatactgagccacctgcatccagcgaatccctgcgactcgcttgatgtcgccagtccacctggtggggggtcggccaacactgcgcttactagtgcggggtcgccattccagcactttgggaccccaacgtccatcggctcttcgcactatgtgccccgcccattgccacttcagcttcgcaactcgttgagctatgtcggtgactttggttcttctgcggatctcctcatttctgattcgatcacgcagagatactcctaacatagctcgttccatcgcccgctgtgtgactctgagccttcttatgaggcccatagttagcgaccaagtctcggaaccataggtcatcactggcaacacgcactggtcgaagacttttgtcttcaggcactgaggaatttcggacgaaaagatgtcgcgaagtttcccgaatgcagcccagccgagttggattcgacggttcacctctttctcgaaattggacctacctaaccggatcatatgtcctaggtatatgtattcgtctacaatttcgagtgcagcgttctcaactataactgggtggagcgatacatgagcattacacattatttttgttttgcccatgttcattttcaggcccacctgttgagaaacgctgctgaggtcattgagcatggtactaaggtcatccagagtctgtgctatgatgactacatcgtccgcgaaccgcagttgagtgatgtactcgccattgatgttgatgccaagtccgctccagtccagaagcttaaagacgtcttccagtgcggcggtaaatagcttcggagagatcacatctccctgacgcactcctcgctgcaactggattggcctcgtagtctgatcctgaatacggactgacatagtggcgttttcgtacaagcacttcaacgcttggatatacctgtaatcaattcggcatctctgcaatgaccttagcacagcccaggtctCTCTGTTAAAAAGTActaatttggtacttcataaaattgtgGTCTAGCCTatttatgtgactaattagtaatatGTCTTTAACCTaaacatatatttataattattatactaagattaCATTCAACAACTTAATGTTAGTCTTTTACTAAACATTCaagttcttaataaataaaattactaataactaGAAGTTTACCTCTTCTTCCTCTTCCTCTTCTTCGTCCTCTGCCTCGTCTTCTGAAGCTTTACTATTCACATAGTCCATCACAAGCTGGTCGATTATTTTCTTCTTGTCAGCTAAGTCGGTGTCAAACACCTTCTCAAGCTTCTGGATGACCTTCTTGGTAGAGGTTTTAGCCAGGTTTGCATTTTtaagaatttctaaaataaaaggagtttgatatgaatttaattaataaaaaaattattatagatatctGCGTCAAATCTGTTGTTTCCATAAATGTTTGCATCAACTAATCTCAATGAAACAATGATTATTTGTGTGAGTATAATATAACTCCAAAGTAAATTGTAACTGAAAATAGTATGGAAATTTGTTTAGTCCTTTTGTGGATAggtgtaacaaacatacatattaagAGTGTGAATCAAATTACATCAAAATCTATGGCGCCATTTTAGTGTCATTTAgtaaaaacaaacttaaaattcataaaaagttAATTGTTAAATGTTGACGATCTACGACGATCGACTATGTTtgtgtgaaatttagtttttcgctaATCCCACCATGGATTTATCTGGGATaacaatttgatttttatgttgCTCAGTAACCTCCttttatcttccagtgaaagtaccATTAAAATCTGTTCTGCCGTTGGATTATCCTGGAcaatcaaacagacaaacatttaagaaaagtaaaatgtttgtctgctttatgaaatcaaaattttgaaattgaaaacacagttattttgaaatcacagacagaaacttcaatttgttttatatgtattgatgtatttattaatgtCTTCAAACATCAAGACGAATGGTCACCCTACTACCAGTTGGCAAGTATTTTGAATATTACCTATGACATTTTCTTTTCTGTTCAGGAATTGACAGTTCAACTTATTATACTGATTATTAtagtcaattaatttttttcccGCCAATTACAATAGCTATGGCaatatatgttttaataaaatccaatagaataattatatcaatctagttttgttacataattttaataatctcACAAAATaaggtgaaatttaaaaaaaaacttattttctgGTGCGTCGTAACCTAACACAAATTCAAGTGTTTCTGAACGCTTTCGCGCAACATGGCGTCCCAATAGTAAATTGACGAAACATTCGCAAATTAGCGAAACATAAATCGACTAAGCCACTTTCGTCGAAATGTTTCAAATAATAGATGATTTAAACAAAGGTGCGCGTTATTTTGCAGCATCAAACATTTTTTAGAGGCAGCCATTTTAGCGTCCCATACGTGGAGCATTGATACGCGTCGCATAAAAATAAACCACCAGTGGGCAGGCCTAAATAGGATGCTATAAATGTAGGCGATTATCCTAGAAAATCCGCACACTTTATGCGAACAACTTTCACTTGAAACATTTTCGTATTGGGCCCATACTATCAGAGATATTCGTATTAAATGATACGTGCAATCAAAGTTCCCTTGAACATTTTTCAGGTAGCCATTACGAGAGCCCCGGGCGAGATAATGCTTTAGTGATTTTTTGTCTAAatctttgtaaaaaattaagtagagttgctaaaaatgtaaatattcatagttgtttaattatttacttacttgcGATTTCCTTTTTGAGATCTTCTTTGGAAACATCTGCCATTTTCTTAGAACAAGTATATTTCACCAGCGACACAAGGAAGAACAGCCACACAATAATATACCTACGCGCTAGATGCTACACGGCGTCCAAACGAACCGAAGCGAACATAGCCGAAAGTCACTTCGGCAATATGTTTGGACTGTTGTTCATCCAATAGGAATCGAGAGCAGAAAATATTAAAGCTgcgttcattttatattttcttaagttACTcctagtaattataaaaaaaattagaatccTGGAATTTAATtgcatttatttgtaattatagtTATTCTTCTTTGAAGTTACAAAACTaaatactattaatataaataaacagacTCATTTGGTAATATTTCTTACTAAAATAGAACATTTGttaccaaaatatttttatactcaaaaaaatttaacgcATTTTTGGGAAGTAAAAATGACAGAATTTGGTGATTTTGACGTTTGATAGggttgtcaaatgtcaattgcagtgttgccagaaggttacttttgtaaccttttaggtgattttttgactgcattggtaacttttaggttacattactaaaaaggttacttttacgtgatatttcggaatttttagaatttacttacaatttcgtatatctaaaacagaacggtcgttaaatcaagaaatgcggacaaatgctcaagaactcatcgatgtttctgtgtcaatctcactataaatgaagacgttacaattgacgttgcgaaataagcaagttgcagtcacattgaatttcttaaaaaatcaagtatgaatttaagaaattaacgtctattgttttttaaatccttgctcttta encodes:
- the LOC112050286 gene encoding uncharacterized protein LOC112050286, translating into MADVSKEDLKKEIAKILKNANLAKTSTKKVIQKLEKVFDTDLADKKKIIDQLVMDYVNSKASEDEAEDEEEEEEEEEEEKKPAKRAAPPAKASSKKARKDSTEEDEADGTNESESEEEKKKPAPKKGKKKKGSEDSDSDWGKKKEKAPKTKKAGGRGKGGGYTRAYKLSPSLAELMGQDEMPRHEVVKRVWTIIKEKNLYDPNNKQFAICDDALYKVIGTKRFRTFGMMKYLKTHFLDE